CCTTTTTCACCGTGGGCCTGACCACCGCCGTCCTCAAAAACTTCGGCCTCTTCTTCCTGGACATCCAGAATCATTTCGGAGTCCCGCTGAGCACCACCTCCTGGGTCACCTCCACAACGATTGCTATGTTTCACCTCGGAGGTGAAGAGGCCAGCTTGAGGTTTTagctgcttatttatttatttttccctcagtttgtttttctactgctgttttcattctctCTGCAGGTCCGGTGGCCAGTGCACTGACATTACAGTTTTCTCAGAGGGTTGTTATTATGGTCGGAGGGCTGCTGACTACTTCGGGGATGGTGCTGGCGTCTCTGGACCTCAGTCTGCCCTGGCTCTACCTCAGCATGGGGATCCTGCAAGGTAACAAACTCAGAACACGTACACAAGCCTGGGAAGCATTGCTGCAATTTTGACATTCATTCAGTATCCCTCCATTTGAGAGACTTAGTcatcatttgcattttaactCTCTACAAGGTTTTAAGATAATTctatgaggtaaaaaaaaaaaaaacaagaaaaaccaaTCTACAAGCCAACTCACCACAATAACATCTTTGTCAACAATCAAAAGGAGCCAGTTTGATTGGTTTGATAATTTGTTGTTGATAGTCAAGACACTGAAGGAAGGAACACAGTGGTTAGTCATCAGTTTTCAGTGATTACTAGATAATTTGACATAATTGCAACTGTACACACCAACCGGCACACAGATACCATACATGGTTCTTGTATAGCTGAATTTGATAAGTCTTGAACCAAGAATGCTCCATGTTTGCTATTTCTGATGGAATAAACAGCATTTTGTGAAGTGAGTGAGTAACGCTGAGCCAGAGAGATTTGCTGCAATGTGTTATGCAATGCAACATATTTGTATGGCGATGTACTGTGTTGCATTGTGAAAGAACGGGACTCCCATCTgttattttaatgaataaaaacaactgaGTAATAACATTTGATACAGAATTAAGATGCCAAGATAAAAAGATATTGAGGTTTGTTAGAAATATTCGAAAAACACTGATTTGAGGtgcacatgttttgttttgttttttttgtcatatgataTCAAATCCTGACATAATATAGTCAGAATGATCAACTGAGAAAGGAACATGCACATTAATCTACAATCAAAATATTTGATGGCTGCAGCCCTAATaaatgttttgcttgtttttacagaaatctgactttctttatgtttttacacCCACATGGGACAATAAATTCTTGCTAGGCGGGTTGAAGGTGACcacttttttttggctgatGGAAACCAGAGGATACCGTcaatattttccttctttttttcaatCCAGGTCTTGGCATTTCCTTCTCATGGATCCCCGCCAACAGCATGGTGAGCCACTACTTCGTACGATGGCGTCCCATCGCCTACGCCATCGCCAGCTCGGGGGAATGTGTCTTCGCCGTCATGTTCAGTCCCTTCTTCCAGTGGCTCATCGAAGCATACACGTGGCAGGGTGCCTTACTGATCATCGGTGGCCTTCAGCTCAACCTGTGTGTCTGCGGTGCGCTCATGAGGCCCCTGGAGACGACCCAGAGCCCAGCACAGGAAACCAAAGACTGTCTGGAAGGAGACGATGCCACGCTCCCACCAAAGAGGAAGACGATCTTCCAGTGCTCCCTCCTGACAAAACCCGagcttttcctctacattcTATTTGCCATCTTCGCAGCTGCAGGGTTTTTCATCCCGCCTCTCTTCCTGGTGCCCTTCGCCAACAGTTTGGGGATGGATAAGTACTGGCCGGCCTCCATCCTGTCTGTCCTGGCGTTAGCTGACCTGGTGGGGAGGCTGATCTGCGGCTGGATCGCCAACGTGAGGCTGCTGAGGAACCTGCAGCTGCTCACCATGGTGACCACTCTGCTCGGggtggttctgctgctgctgcccatcAGCCACAACTACTGGGTCATCCTGGTGTTCGCCTCCCTCTACGGCTTCCTGTTCGGCTGCGTGGTGGCCATTCACGTCACCTCCATCGTGGACATCGTGGGCCTGGAGGGGTTTGACAGCGGACTGGGGCTGTTCATGATGTTCAGGAGCATCGGGGGTTTCATTGGTCCTCCTGCCGCAGGTGAGAAGGTTGTGTTTGGCTTGACTggtaggagaaaaaaaatgccagatgAGTAGAACAAGTCTGGAAATGCAAAGAGGTTAGTGTTTACATGCTTCTGTGTTTGACTAGAAGTTTGTCATAGCAGTTAgtatgcttaaaaaaaagaggcaagCAGGTACAGGACAGGGTGTAATTTCACTCTCATGGAAGAATATAACTTTATCCACTACATTAGTCTGGGGAAAACATGATTAGGTGCATTTTGTTTGGCATTGATTACAGCAGTACAGACCTCGTAAggacagagaaaaggaaaggaaaggctTCTCAGTGCATTAATagtttatatttaaataaaaattgaactTAAACCTAAATTAGCTAATTGGTAAGGCCTTACTTTTATTTGTAACCTCTAATGCCAAACTAATTTCCTTGTAGAAACCATAATTGGTAGTAATTTGGTAATTGCATGCAAATAAGtcactcatttttattttaaaatgggaaATTATTCATTGTATGACAAATTTCTACCCTTCTTTTGGCACAGATGAGCTTTTGTGTTCTGACTTAAAAGAAGTTTACCGGAATCAGTTTACTGGAACACTGTGAAGTGTTGACTTGTAGCAGCTTGCAAAGGACTTTCCATGAATCTTCTTAGTACAATTATGAACAGGCACAATCCAATCAGTGTGGTGTTACATTACAGTATACAGTATTATAGAAACGTTTTCTCATTCAGGTGATTATCTCTGAAAGAGTCATGCTTGGTATTGAATGTTAAATTTAGATTCTTTATGAAGTTGTAGCCAAACCACTCACAGTTATTCCACAATTGCCTGATCACCATTATTTGTTCTGACCAATCATTTTGCAGAATTGTTGTTTGTCATTTGCCTATATAGAACAAATCAGTGATACGCACAGAAATGTCATGATTCAGTCAGTATTTCCTCTTGTTCTGCTGTGACTTAAAGGCACCGACTGTTTAACTCGAGTCACTTTAGTTGCAAAACTGAACGCTCATTTTGGTTTTAAGCCTATTTAAAAAAGATAGCCTTGTAACTTTGAAGTAAGCAATTTCTTGATTTGCAGCGAAAACAATGGCGGTCACGGGCACTAAAACCAATTATCTAAAGctaaaagaagcacaaaatgagcagaaagagaCGACTAAATGCTTTTTTGCAGTTAATTATATGACCAGACATCATCCGCTACAAATTACAAAATCGCAGCAGCTCTAGTTGGAGCTCTTTACAGAGAAGTGTGAGTTTATTGTGCAAGACAGACCTGCAAGCGACAAAATTTGTATCAGAGCTCACATCTTGGACAACAAAAGCCACAATTATGCAGCGTGTGGTTAACAAACTGAGCCTGGCAACACATGAAAGGGCCCCGAAAGTAATCTCAGTTTTAATCGTCTGCGTCGTTTTTCTCATCCATTCTGCCCAGACTAACCTCACTCCAAATCAGCTTCAGAGCTCCTCCTGTATAAACACACTGTTCTAAAGGCTAAACAGGTTTTCTCAGCACACAAGATACAGTGGGAACATCAGGGTTGCTCCGCATCACATGGAGCACAAATGAGGCAGTTTGTGTAACTTAAGATGCAAACAAACAGctctccaaaattacaaaacttCTTTCATGGATGTTGAGTTTCGCCTTACCCATGTTGCAATAAAAATTCCAATTAAAGAGGccatttgtagtatttttttcctctgagtttattaaatacctgcagcatcagtcagcagcaggatccatgaGTTTCTCCAAAACAAAGAGAGCTACATGCTATTATGCTTGTTGTGCAACAGTTGTAACTTCACTAAGTAATTATAAATAACCACTGGCATGAAGAAATATCATTCTGTCTCTTGCAGCAAGGTACACTTTGTACTTTTCTCCACGTCAAACAGTTGAGCCGTCACACACAGTCAGCGTTTGAGTTATAGCCGAATGATCAATTAAAGCCGGCTGTCACAAGTTCTGTTTTACTGTTAGTCAAAGTATGTTTAGTAAAGTGCAAAATATTTTGGTCGTGTCAAGGGATTTATTGCAGGGATTTTTCCGCTTCCATCCAGTAGttacgtttgtgtgtgtgtggacgttTTCCCATAACTAGGCCTACATATGGAACATCATTACTAACTAAAGGAACTACCAAAATAAGGCATGTAGAAACAATGAAAACGCATTTTATTGAAACATGAGTGGCTGTAATTTGATAAATTATTATCACACATGGGGataattttcagtgtttataaaatcataaatatgCTGTATATGTGTGACCTATAGGTGAGCTTTTCTCCctcaaatacacacagaaactctTTTCTTAGGCTACTTTAACAGGTCCATCACTCCAACTGACTCACTCCATACTGACTGAAGTAACTCAAGAGTTATTGGGTGTATTGCTGTGAAATTTAGCAGAAAAGTTCCTATCATCCTCAGGATTAATTCTGATAACTTATCACCAGATACTGTGACCAGAAACCTAAAACATCTAACATTTCCATTAGCCTCTGATGTACATTCAATGCTAATTATCTAATATGCTAAACTAAACTGATCAACATTGGAGATGATGTACCTGTTAAGCATCATGTTAGCATAGCCATTGTGCTTCATTAGCTACAGTAGaacctcacagagctgctagcgTGGCTGTTTTTGCTCCAAGTTtaatttaaagatgtttttctgtgcagGTTTTCTGATCTTTAAGTTACAGACATATAACCAGTTTATGGAGAAGTGACAGGATTATCTGGTTCATGTGACATGAATAATTTCCAACTCGGTCTGTTAAATAGCTCTGTCTGTGATGTGATCGATGCTTTGCTCTTATTTAACTCCAAAAATAGATACGCCATTGCCACAGTGACAAAGGGGCAACTTGAAACAATATGATTTTGCCTAGAATtgatttcaaactttaaagagGGAGCTCATGTTTTGCAGTATGCAGGTCTGTTCTAATGCACAAATGCAGGTTAAATTGAAGGGGACTCAGATGTCTGGCTGCAGGTCCATATGCTCCTGCAGCAACGCTCCTGTTCATTTATTCATCAGCTCTGGCACACTGTGTGACTGAGTGGTTTttgttctgctgtgtttctCATGCAGGCTGGCTGGTGGACCAGACTAAAGACTACAGCACTGCCTTCTACCTCTCCGGCCTCTGCCTCATTACATCAGCGGTATTTGTCGTGGTGGTCGACAGCCTGCTGCAGAAGAGAAAAGCTGTGGAGGCTGAAGTTCATCAAGCGATTAACAAACCAGAGGACTGGGAACCGGGAAAAGTCAAGTGAGACACCGTTACATAAGACCGTTGAGGGCAAATGGAATCTGCACAGTGACTTCAATTTGCACTTAGACATTTTATTCGGTCACAGCTTTTGCAATCATAATTAGAAAGTAAAACGCACCATGAACGTGTTGTCTGGTTGGTTGAAAGCTGGTGACACTCTGCAGGATGCACAGTTTCTTTTTGCCTTGAAGGACCACAGTTTAGATCAATGAAACTCCTCAGACCTGACGAGCTTTTAAGTGTAAAACTGCAGTGATGTGAACACACATCTGCAGCAGCACTGATTTAAAGAATAAAGCTGACAGTATTCTACAACAACAAATCACATGAAAACCAGTAAAATTAGTTCCTTCTCAAGTAAATCTTACAACAGGTCACAAATTAACAGCTGCTTTCTTAAAAATGTTCAGTACTTTCCTGAAACACTAGtgcattgtgatttttttgcaaACTTTACACAAAAAGGAGTAAAGAGTATGTTTGTTTGGCTGTTGTAAACTGCAGAACGGATGTAGTTGAGTATTTACTATAGCAGGCTGATCAACGTGCAAATTTCCCTGCTCTGGGATCATTAAAGGCTCGTCTTGTCTGACAATATTTAGGAATAAGCTCACACTATAGTGCAATAGAGTTGCTCAATGATGTTTTAAAGCCTCAGAGAAATAAGCCATATCAGACCTTAGGATTGTTGGCTTTGGTATTTTTTTATGGGTTACATATATAttgaatttcacttttttttttaaaaactgtgttgcTACAGTATTGCTGTAATACACTAACAGGTCAATTGGTCATTTTTAAGAAGTTGTCAGCAGAACATTGAGTCTGTTACTTTAAAGCTTTACACCTCCTGCAGCATGTGGGTCAGGCTGCTCAGGTTTCTCTGATTACTGGAGCATTGACTTTCTGTGAACTTGCAAGCCATGGCGTAGGTCTAATAAATGTTTATCTTGAGCACTGAAACCAGTTGTTCCTATGCAACAGACTTTTTAAAGATCAAGTCTTGAATGGGAAACAAGGTTTGTTCTTCTTGAAACACTTTAAATTAGAGATTTTTAAATAAGCCTACAAAGCTAACTTGACATTTATGTAACTTTTTCTGTCCGTGTAGTTTATTTTACCTGACAACAAACATTCAAAGCTGGTCATAGCATCAGGTTACACATTTTTCTGTCCGAATATAAAGTTCAGTCTTTAAGCTTTAAAGTTGTCtcattatataaaatatttttcatgtcaaCACTTGTAGCAGATAAAAGTATATAGTTTTATGAATTAAATCTCTgcactgatagttttaaatgttcaggttacagatttttatttaaatataaagttcAGTCTAAGTTTTAAAGTTAAATCATCTGTCATATGAACAGTTCTTGTAGCGTTTAACAATGTAttgttttcagaaataaatCCCGGCACTGTTGGCGTTTAATGTTTTACTTAGTGTGTAACTTATATTGTTGCTCAGATCTGCCTTCAACTTTCCCAAAGCTCAAGCCAAATCCCAAATAGCTTGTTTAAACTCTCGGGGGAGCTGCCACAGCTCCACAACATGAAACTGAACCTAGGATGAAGACGTTAGCAGTGTGTTTTGAGAATCTGTGGTATGTGCTGTACAAATGGCTAGCATGTTAAAAGTACTGTTATGTAACTAAATTCTCTAACTGGCTTCAGCTGGTTTCACTCGGCTTAAAACTTTGTGCCAGAGAAGAAACAGTCGATCAAAAGGAAATTAATGTGCGACTAAACGATTATTCATTTGCCCTGTTTGGAACTGAAAAGCAGAGAACACGCCGGTTCCTGCTTCTCATGTGTGAAACTTTGTCGGTTTTCTTGAATGTCCTTTGGTTTTGAACTGTTGTTCAGATTTTAAATATGTCACAAATTGCCTTGGAAATgagcatttttaatatttcactgaCCAAATTAGTACTTGataataaaaatgagtgatTTCAGTCCTATGTTGGGCCATTTGTTGGTTTGTCTGATGTATGAAATGTTAGAAAAAAGGTATTAAATGCCTTTTACAGCTACTTAAGGCCCTTCTGTTTagtcacataaaataaaataaaaatctgcaaagcaAGAGCAGCAGTTAGGGAATATATTGCATGAATGATGGCTTTAAACACTCAAATGCttcatccagactcagtcttatttatgtaaagattaaacttcagtgtcattcattgatgttaaagtgcagtttttcaaatgtttgttgcacatgctcccgaccaaaccagtccaggtggaagacgatgtgaagagaaagctccagaggatgaatatcacacatttacgttggaaataaatgtcctttaattagacattgtcatgcaaaagttggatttccctttaatgatgttcaaatctttgttgagtgttttgttgatgttggtttctaaatgttttttgacactcggccccaaagattaaaaccttttccggctcacaagctgcaacaattcacacattatcaactatgtttctgactaaactaagataaaaagtgaaaaactgtctgattcctgcatcatgaatgtaaatctttttgttttttatgacagtatactgaatatatttgggtttgacattttataaaccaaaacaagaaatgaattactggagaaaacaatcaacagattaatggagaaagaaagtgtgttttccaacatatatggctgaattactccaacattacaagatacatacaattttaattcaattttatttacatagcgcaaattacaggtcaaactgtctcaagacactttatttttatattttttttgtcatatttcaaacatgacaaagtaagaaatttaaacctcttgactaatccaatttattatttggtttttaggacactaatggacaattaaaataactttctccactaaaactaataaacatgaggtcaaatagaaggaagagttttaaatactgcagtcccacgatgacaagaataaagtttgtcaacaaaaactaaatctgctggtggattccattaaagtcctaataaaggataataaagtgtgatactaaaggtttgtggtgctaaaaatttccaagtaaagatatcaggttgaacatctggatggaggttgataaaagttgacgtcccttcatttctctggagtcgactccatggattttatggatggtggttaaagacctgctcttctagtggtcttccttctagtcgctgtaaaaagtcagtccatcctggccgacttcaacacctcttcatgacaacttgttctgcctccgacctggaaactccagaaactgaggaaaacctgtggagactcgaagaactcgtggagactcgaagaactcgtgggtcgggggaaggtgtggtgggcggtggggggaggtgggggagtagaggggggaggccgccacccacctccccgcctactctccgccctgactccaccctgactccgccttggctccacctatgtggtcacttcagaaactacgatgtcaaagggacgacgaatttatttctttttatctgatctgtagctcagtgagttaaggatttgcctatggagctgcaggtcgctggttcaagaccagacactgcttgaattttctcaaaattctgacaaagacaaacaaagaaaactgccagtggcgggtcttgaacctgcgaccttccacttggtagtctgtcttcttaacccctgagctatttgctcagatactaattcttcttttttttgcgcatttatcatctattttttgtcgttttcgagttttttttttaactttctcttatctcgaccatttttctcaggaggtgggacttcagcctttatgctggagggttgaaccctcatttccaagactttccaaagcctccacacctcccaagtcctcaggacctgagctttcagacagtctgagggctgaaattttctaagtcccacagtagttctctgttagattgaactttcagacagtctgaggactgatatcttctaagttcctgagtagttctctgttagtttgaaccttcagacagtctgagggttgaaattttagaagtttctcagtacttctctgttagtttgaacctttcgacagtctgaggactgaagttttaaaagtttctcagtacttctctgttagtttcaactttctggttaacagaagccttaaaacttgtgaccatgagtcttgatttcagatttagaccatccatctgagttcttctcagaccttcacctgtgggtttgttagaaatcctcaaactttgattctcttcgctgaacagtaaagtttgtggagatcagaaggtaacattagtttgataaatgccttcaactactagtagactttatctggaaagcagttttctgaaatgagttcttagtaaatctgtccacaatcaaaccaagaacatagaaagaggaaatgtttgaagaaacaacttgatgttttcatttcagactagaaaacgctttaagaccttcatctgtttttgctctttttgatcgttttgtttcttctgtttaatttgatcttctaaagtctaactggtgttgtttcaaatgttttgtctttagtttgattcttcttaaatgttttctcaccttttattcttttctaatgtctgatttgattaaaaatgctttgtctttttaatgtttaattgttcttttttcaaatgttttatcagcttgtttgaaaaatttccttttctttcccgatgtttaatttttcgattaaatctttgttaaggtttatctttttatatgttttaccaccttttaatgtttaattttctttttaaatgcttcattgtatttttttaaattcctatttaaagttttattttctttaagatttaattttctaattaaacagttaattttttaattaaatgttttgtcttgttaaaggattaataatctaatgttttgtatttttttaaatgtttaatattcttgtttaattgtatttttggaatgtttaattatctaaaatatttcatctttaatgtttaatatttgattaaaaaattatatttcataattacatgttttgtattttctgtttaattatctaaatattttgtctgtttaatataatttaattgtatttaaagtttgatttttttaaagttttattgtattaaatgtttttttcctttaattgcttttttttaatgtagtttacttctttaatcttttttttctgtcaagattttaaccccaaccttaaaaatgaaacaaacccttaaatcacaatgaaaatacttctgttatCACAATCAtaagttagtcaattattcagtttatcaattcaactttattcgtttagcacctttcacaaagatgacaaaactaaacaagcaaagagaaaaaaaaactatgctaagactatgattaaaactcaaaaacgttaaaaataaataaataaaaaaaaagatttaacatggtaataaaatctgttgtgtccaggggatggagggagtttattgaagtcttcttgggctcacatggtaaatcatttaaaatgtaaacttgatattcagtctaaggaaactggaaactgcagggtgacagaagaaccaacaatatctcctgttttctcctttaatgagtcgactcttcttgtgctttcagaccaaagacctacagactcttcacaacctgctcaaactcttggtacaggacctcaccacacgggtcaagaaggtttccgtctcatttctactctgaagctcaccttctgctgctcaaactgctgaaaaatgtttctgctgctctaaagtctgctctccacaacttcctaaaaactctcaaagtctcttctgctgcaggttgctttgtagaactgttacagaaaacctcgcTAAACCACATgcaggggcctcaagatagtcatccaaatgaaaccgtacaaaaaccaaactagcacaacccaaacgctaaagtctcctgcagcctaccagagaacctctgagaacagagaatcaggacaggaactcttaccttctggacaaccaacgttgcttcacaagaatacagaatgtgtctgaccaaaaacctctaaagactcactgcagccaagataaagacacaactcagctgtaccaaatccactaatcaatgcacacattagcaccatgtgctaactgtggctaaagaaccacatttaccaagacaactatccagtacaaagccctaaaacacaccaagaaacacattaaagactattttactgctggaagctgcaagctaacgcctaaaaaacaaactaaagcaacggagccaaacccggttcagtggtgaagagaaacagaggaaatgtttgtctgcagctaaataaagcaggaagatactgagctgctcaggtgttcctgataacaccgagctgctcaggtgttcctgataacaccaagcagctacctggacagccaataggaacacagcttcctggaagtccagagggctgggttagtgaaggaaatttagtttaaagttgaagcagaaagttaacaaagaaagttgaagcagaaagttaacaaagaaagttgaaaaacacctgctgatacctgaaatctccgagttttcacacaaagaacgcctgaacatctTCTTTATCTAGTAGCTTTagttcacgtaaatccaggtctgatcgtgacgaatctgcggacgaaacatctggagacgacaactatcgccagttaacctgatcaccagttaaactggaacaccggcatttaaaaaaaaaaaaactaaacagcgacggtgtgcattgctcttcacggaactctctgttcttcataattttaatatgatagccagacctgtaccgtgggtgaatgaagaggtcgagacttttctgtctttggtggtggaccaaagaatacagagggagctggacggagaacgtttatcaggaggtctcagagcggatggccgctcacatatacaggagactgtatataaagaggacaatgaagcagtgtaaggagaagctgaaaaagctcaaaagtgactattggtccaccaaggaccacaacggccggcgtgggtcaaccaggaggtgctggaagaggtttaatagacgctatttactggcaccgcccTGGCGAGCAACAGGGGGGAGACTccgccgctgcattgttggagacgttcgatgacggtgagtgttttgtgacttcaggaaacttttacatcatttatcccattggtggcaagctccctttaagcaaacaagtatatttagaaagtaatgttgtctcctgtagcagacaataagctagctagttagccatcagcgctagctccgtgctccgcttgtatttcgtgctgctgtttctaacgtttagctctcagaagctaatacatcagtcagcatgacgaactaagctaATGGTcttaaaggtttgtttttttcacaagttacaatgtcgtatttttcgtgtacttggggtgaatgtttatttctgttcaaggaTCACTTTCTACGTGCAAAGCTTACTCCACCTCTGTGTCATGGAGACCCCagctcctctgtctcctctccagcaccagcttcaaCACTACCAGCTCGGACACTgacactgtcaacatcaacctccagcccttcacagcaacgtcttatcaccagtaagacacggtaaacggagaccatggttgatttttgcattattattattattgcaggtgtaaatgcctgcaagcatgatcagaacagtgaccaagaattcaggcaggtgtaaatgctaACTGTGCAGGAGCCAGCTCatgaacgcctgatgaaagctacatgtagctacagtgacacataaacagaacacatgcagctgcatttttttccattgacttaacaagtaagtcactctaattaatttactttctcgtgcaatgtagtattgcaaccattcttcttatagtcattaggtaactgtgaaactgaatgaaaatatacatagaaataagacaACACATCTGTTCTTAGCagctccaaaatgtgcacaagatgaaatTAAGTTCACTCcacgttgtttttagttgtggtggaggaggtattgcttgtgctttggttaaagtgaagagtgccaaaaatttattaaagtaaaactatcaaagacatgatcatgattgaaaatggatggacagctggctaaacacatcacatcatagctgtggagtccttctagCTTCTGGGGattacaatctctcaggacctgcagtgggagacaAACATCCACcccatcctgaaaaaggctcagcagaggatgtat
Above is a genomic segment from Amphiprion ocellaris isolate individual 3 ecotype Okinawa chromosome 6, ASM2253959v1, whole genome shotgun sequence containing:
- the zgc:114041 gene encoding monocarboxylate transporter 13, producing MESRRPPDGGYGWVVVASAFFTVGLTTAVLKNFGLFFLDIQNHFGVPLSTTSWVTSTTIAMFHLGGPVASALTLQFSQRVVIMVGGLLTTSGMVLASLDLSLPWLYLSMGILQGLGISFSWIPANSMVSHYFVRWRPIAYAIASSGECVFAVMFSPFFQWLIEAYTWQGALLIIGGLQLNLCVCGALMRPLETTQSPAQETKDCLEGDDATLPPKRKTIFQCSLLTKPELFLYILFAIFAAAGFFIPPLFLVPFANSLGMDKYWPASILSVLALADLVGRLICGWIANVRLLRNLQLLTMVTTLLGVVLLLLPISHNYWVILVFASLYGFLFGCVVAIHVTSIVDIVGLEGFDSGLGLFMMFRSIGGFIGPPAAGWLVDQTKDYSTAFYLSGLCLITSAVFVVVVDSLLQKRKAVEAEVHQAINKPEDWEPGKVK